The Cutaneotrichosporon cavernicola HIS019 DNA, chromosome: 3 region TACACTGAGcacgccaagcgcaagaCCGTCACCTCGCTCGACGTTGTCTACGCTCTTAAGCGCCAGGGCCGCACCCTCTACGGTTTCGGCGCCTAAGTGCCATCGTACTCGCGACACTAGGtcgctggaggaggaggaggagtttTCGTTTTCGCTCGTCTTTTTGCCGTCGCACTATGCGACGATGATGCATTTCGAAGTTACCTGTTACATATTGTTGCTGTTTGTGTTGGAGTTGGTTTGTGGTGGATGGGAGAACTACGCGACGATGATGCATTTCGAAGTTGCTTGTTACATATTGTTGCTGTTTTGTGCTAGAGTTGGTTTGTGGTGGATGGGAGAACGGTGGAGaatgggtggtggcgaagaaggccgtttgggtggcgagcggcggTGATGGGAAGACGGGGGAAGAAACAGGGCGCTCGGAGACGTCAGGGGTATACCGTCGACTGCGAAAATCGTCTGCATCTGAGTTGGGTGGGGCGTTGGCAATCTGCCAGCCATCAGCCATTGCTGGTCAACATCTACGCCGCCTGGTTGCTTTGGGTTGTACTGCTAGCCTGTTGGGGGGTGAGGGCATCTGCCAGGTTGCCGGCACGCCTTGTCGAATCCTGTCCCACAATAACCAATAATGCGCcagtcgaggtcaagcaACCTGTCCCACCATGGCTATTCTGACCCCATGTCTACCTGAGGCGCATCCGCAAGCTCCCTCACACTTGAACCCATGCTCTCATTTGTCATCATGGGTTTCTATGTGCATGTACGTGGGTAGTAGAAGAGGGACCAGGCGCGCGCAGAGAACGCGCTCAAGTGAAAGGTGCGGTCTTCGCTTGGCCCAAGGCCCCATGACCTATGGCTCCTAACCACAAGGCCACAAGCTGAGATATGACACAGAAGCGTGCCATACAAGCCTAGATGAACCAACCTTGCCCTCGAAGCTTCATGactccactccaccaccgccaacctccacaCCATCATGCCACGCGTCAGTGCCACGCCACATGccgtcaccaccaccaccaccaccaccaccaccaccaccaccaccaccaccaccaccaccaccaccaccaccaccaccaccaccaccaccaccaccaccaccgccgtTGCCATGTATACATTCTGCCGCTTAGAGGACGGCAATAGTGCCAGGGTTATACCGCTTCGTGTTGTAGACCGACTTGCCGacctgatgtcagctcgaGCACACAGAGTACAACTGCCGCCAGAACAACACATGCTGCTCCAGCGGTCTGCACGCAACTCACCTCCCAGCCCTCAACGTCCTTCATAATCTccgtctcgcgcgccagcgccgcctgTGACCGGCGGTATTCGTCACGGTCCTGCTCTGCCAGGATCGCCGGGACGAGGTAGATGCGCGACCACGCGTTCTCACGCGCGAGCTCACTGGTGTTAGCGGGACTCGAATTGcaagcgaggaggagggtaTGGGGATATCTCGACAGCTGAACAACTTGTCCACAGCTGTGCGTACCCAAGCCACCACCCGAGCTCCCTCCAGTTGCGCCGACTCAAGAAcacctctcctcccttTGCGCGCACACTCACCGCCTCTCGTTGACACCCGCGCCGTAGCGCCAGAAACCAAGGGCGCAAATGGCAATGCACCCGCCGAACATTGCGATAccgccgacgccacgcACAGGCAGGTTGCGCTTGAACTTGACGTTTTCGTAGCCGCCGGGCGGCGGCATGTCCCTGGGATTAGCGTGATTGAGCGCGTGTGCAGATGTGCGCGGAGATAtgttggaggaggagcacgGGCACAGAggcaaggtggaggagggttCGAGGGTCCGAGGGCATCTCGGTCATCCACCTCCGTCTCCTCTATGCCTCGCccagcctcctctcctctcatATGCGCAATACGCACTGCCGGAAACCGTGGAAGCcgttggggttggcgtTCGGGTGGGACATCTGGGGTTAGCCGTGGATTTGGGAACATGGCGGAGCGGGCGGTGCGGGCGGGGCAGGAACAACGGGCAAGGAACGGCGAACagagcgagcgcagcgaggcGTGGGTTGTGCAGCGGAGCGTGGGTGTGCAGCGGTGTGTTGACAGGACACCCAGTCGTGTTCGGCGTTGCGCAAGTCTCGTGCAGTCGCCAAGTCGCTCTGAGGAAGACCCAACGAGACGccgcgcacgccgcgcaTCGGACCCTGTGTTTGTTGTGCCGCTGGTCGATGTCCACTTGATGCCGGGTTCGTCCTGCCCGCCGCAGCCGTCGCCGGCGGCGTACTCACTGTCGATGATGCTCTGGTCTGGGTACAGCGGACGAATCGGGcgtgatggtggtggtcaGCCTCGCCGGATGAATATCTGTCATCATTTTATTGCTTTTCTCCGCCCGGATGGTTCACTCTGAAAACGGCCAGGTCCATGAAACATATCCATACCGGTGTCGCGTGGCAAGTCCGTTTCGGTCGACAATGCCGGGTTCTTCGGTCAGGCCTCTTTGATGTCGGGTTCTTCGGTCATGGCCTCTGATGTCGGGTTCTTCGGTCAGGCCTCTCTGATCTCTGAAGCATGCATCTCGCCGGCTTTTACGTTCCGCTTGCTGACGAAACGGCTTGCCCGCCAGAACCGGGGACATTCCGGCCGGGCTCACCCGCAATGGCCTGGACGCGCTCATGGTTCGCGGGCTTTGCTGCAGCGACATTGGCCGGGCCCCGGATGGCATGTCTGACATGTCTgtacgcgtcgcgtcggaCCACACGCAATTAGCAATGAGCTGAAACGTGCCTCTGCCACCGTGCAGGAGAGTGGTCGGTGCGCAGGGGTTCTGATAATCTGTTTTCATGTGTCCATTTTGTTGTTCAAACGCTTGGGCCTTGTGGCGGGtcgggctcggcctcggcctcgggcaTACCAGCGTCGCTGGCTGGCTGCTGACACAAGATGGGTCGTCCGGGCTCCGTTGCCTTCAGTCGCACACTTCTTGTGCCTGTCTCTGATGGTCTTTGCTTGAATGAGCGCACGTCGGCGACTCTTGTCCGCCTAGCTCGCAGCGACAGCCTCGCGCACTGGTGATATTCACATGACATTATGACCAGGAGTACAAATACACTATTTGTGCAACGAGGCATTAGGGATCTCATGAGATCATGTAAAGGCAGCGAATGTACAGGATAATCATTGGTCGCCAAGCACGCGCTGAGCACGCGTGACGGCTGTGCGCGCTCCTCCGACGACGAAGCGCACACCCTGGCGCATCGCTGTGCGGCCAAAGGAGAGTAGGTCAAACATGTGTGGCGTCGGGGTGAAGCTCGCAAGCGACATGGCCAGCGGTGACGCTGGCTCGGACGGGTACTCTTCACccgagtcgaggttggcTGTGTGGATAGAGAGGCTGGGAGGTCCAgtgtcaaggccgagcaTGGAGTGAGGCTGGAGCAGCGTCCGCTCGGGCAGGTCGCTAagcgagtcgtcgtcgctgtctGTGTCGTCGACGGGGCTGCGGCCGATGCGGCGCTTTAGGAGCACAGGCAGCACCGTCAGGACGGTGAGGGCGACAAGTTTGAAGATGAGCCACGGGTCGCGAAGCAGACTCGTGAGTGACTCGCTCTGGACATCGACACCGTCTTCGCCCTGTGTTGGAAGCGCCAGGCTGCCGAGAATGTTCCCGACGGACGCCGTGACATACGACCACGACGCAGAGCCACCAGCCGTCGTAAGCCAGAAAATGCGCCAGTCAACACCGACGACACCGCACGCGACGTTCATGCCTGACCACGGAACGAAGCCCATTGCGCGCATGAGGAACAGGCGGCTCCAAACGTTCGGACGGTCTTCGGCGGAGCCGAGCGGTGGTTCACGCGGGTCGTCAGATACGCGAACGGGAGTGATTGTCTCGCCGCGAACGCTGGTCACGTTGGAAGGATGGGGAACAGAGTCGGGTGCGAGAGCCGCgcggacgagcgcgagcggctTGGGGAAGAGCACACCAATGAGAGGCGCCAGTGGGCGAGACAGCATGTACGCGCCTAGTGAGCCAGAAGCGGTGATCAACGTGAGGAGTCCGAGGGCGGGAACCGTGTCGAACAGCGAACCGACGAGGATGTTGAGCACCACAGCACCTGGCACGCTCCATGCGTGCTTCCAGCACCCCACGTAGGTGAGCACACCGACCGTGTGCCACCACCCAGAGTTCGAGCTCTTCATGTATGCGCGAATGTCGGCCGAGAGGAGCTGCAAGTCGGTCGTAGACTTGGGCATCGACTTCAAGTGTgtgctggggtcagctacATTACGAGTCGCTCAACTCACATAGGCATGCTCATAACGGCGTAGACCACAAGCGAGAACGACACAACAAaaagaagggcaaggagccCGACTGTCCAGCCAAGCTCGCGGAGCACCTCGGCAGTCTTCCCGCTGCCAGACACTGAGACGGTGCGGTACACCTTGACCCACCAGCCAtcggcctgcgcctgcttgAGGGCGGCAGCACGGGATGCTCGACGCTGGCGTTTCGTCGGGCCGCCGTGCGACAGCGACTGTGACGAGATGGCTGGAGTGGGCAGGGAAGGATACCCCATCTGGTCATACGGGCAGTCATCTGGTGGGGTCGGAGGCAGAGCAAAGTAGCTCGGGGAATCCGGCAGACGCGATCCAGGGATCACGTTCCATTCAGGACCTGACCGAGTGCGCGTGTCTCCTCCGTCCTTCTCGTCAaactcctcgtcctctgaGCCGTTGAGGCCTTTTTCAGAGTCGTTGTCCGACCCATAAGATGGTCTGCGTGACCGCCGTTGCCGCTTTGGCCTGACCCACGAGATGACGCGGGAGAAAACAGTCTCGCCCATGTCATATGCCGACGAGAGCAGGTCGGTGTTATCTTGTTCGGGCCGGTGCGGCTCATAGTCCTGCTGGTACTGGCGTGGGCcggccgtcgagggcggcgacggggGCGTGACGTACATTCCACTCCATGGGGGTGTTGGGAGAGCGGTGGACGACAGGGAAGGGAGTGTGACGATGGTGGGTTCTTCCGCgaaggtggtggaggaCTCGACTTGGGGAACTAAGGTCTGAGGGACGACGATCGAAGTCGAAGTTGAGCGTGCGCGTGTCTCGACAACATTGTTGCCTTTGGACGAGGCCTGCAGTCCAGACGGAATGGGCGTCGTGGTGCGATCTGGCTCGGCTccgccatcgtcgtcgggAACGAGCGAGCGGCCTTTGAATAGGTTGGGAGTCGAGATGCGGCGCTTGAGTCCGTTGCGCACGCGTGTGGGACCGAGGTTAGGGGACCCGCCGCTCGGACCGCCTGTTGATAGACCCGCCTCAGGCGCATATGGGTTAGAGTACCCTAGGGTTCTGTGAGACGATGCGCTCGTGGACAGTGGCGGGCGACCGCCGGACACCGACTTGGAGGTGCGTCTTCCTATGCGCACGCCGAGGCTATTTGAGCCACCCAATGAGACTGGCGACGATGCAATGGGCCCGATTATTCCAAACTCTGAGGGCGTCTCGACCATGACACCCCCTGCGATATCGCGCGACATCTGGCC contains the following coding sequences:
- a CDS encoding uncharacterized protein (GRIM-19 protein) — encoded protein: MSASRPLRTRASSTMSHPNANPNGFHGFRQDMPPPGGYENVKFKRNLPVRGVGGIAMFGGCIAICALGFWRYGAGVNERRELARENAWSRIYLVPAILAEQDRDEYRRSQAALARETEIMKDVEGWEVGKSVYNTKRYNPGTIAVL
- a CDS encoding uncharacterized protein (SNARE associated Golgi protein) translates to MPQRSSTAPQPRRLRARTATVSFGQMSRDIAGGVMVETPSEFGIIGPIASSPVSLGGSNSLGVRIGRRTSKSVSGGRPPLSTSASSHRTLGYSNPYAPEAGLSTGGPSGGSPNLGPTRVRNGLKRRISTPNLFKGRSLVPDDDGGAEPDRTTTPIPSGLQASSKGNNVVETRARSTSTSIVVPQTLVPQVESSTTFAEEPTIVTLPSLSSTALPTPPWSGMYVTPPSPPSTAGPRQYQQDYEPHRPEQDNTDLLSSAYDMGETVFSRVISWVRPKRQRRSRRPSYGSDNDSEKGLNGSEDEEFDEKDGGDTRTRSGPEWNVIPGSRLPDSPSYFALPPTPPDDCPYDQMGYPSLPTPAISSQSLSHGGPTKRQRRASRAAALKQAQADGWWVKVYRTVSVSGSGKTAEVLRELGWTVGLLALLFVVSFSLVVYAVMSMPITHLKSMPKSTTDLQLLSADIRAYMKSSNSGWWHTVGVLTYVGCWKHAWSVPGAVVLNILVGSLFDTVPALGLLTLITASGSLGAYMLSRPLAPLIGVLFPKPLALVRAALAPDSVPHPSNVTSVRGETITPVRVSDDPREPPLGSAEDRPNVWSRLFLMRAMGFVPWSGMNVACGVVGVDWRIFWLTTAGGSASWSYVTASVGNILGSLALPTQGEDGVDVQSESLTSLLRDPWLIFKLVALTVLTVLPVLLKRRIGRSPVDDTDSDDDSLSDLPERTLLQPHSMLGLDTGPPSLSIHTANLDSGEEYPSEPASPLAMSLASFTPTPHMFDLLSFGRTAMRQGVRFVVGGARTAVTRAQRVLGDQ